The proteins below are encoded in one region of Sporosarcina sp. FSL K6-1508:
- a CDS encoding M24 family metallopeptidase, producing the protein MATIYEARRSLLKEHLTKNNIGAAMITSPANVYYYTGFNSDPHERFMSLFIDMQANETNLFVPALDKDAALQESDIPTIIPISDEQVPFEVVRESVGELSKTVGIEAKALSYFQYNTLLEFFPGVQVADIQPFINKQRMRKSKEEIEKLRTAIEIIEKVLKEGIKKVKIGMSESEFTGELEFLMRKFGADGPSFSTIVLTGEKAALPHGSPGERKIQKGDYLLIDFGVIKDGYCSDITRTFIIGEASEKQKEIYDIVLRSNEAGINAIQAGVPVKTFDIEARNVINNSGFGEYFNNRVGHGLGIEVHEEPSIHENNEQIAEAGLVFTIEPGIYIPDVGGVRIEDIVYINEDGNAEVLSSFPKQLQIL; encoded by the coding sequence TTGGCTACTATATATGAGGCAAGACGATCGCTTTTGAAAGAGCATCTCACTAAGAATAATATCGGCGCAGCTATGATTACTTCGCCGGCAAATGTTTATTATTATACTGGGTTCAACTCAGATCCCCATGAAAGATTCATGTCTTTGTTTATTGACATGCAAGCTAATGAAACCAATTTGTTCGTGCCAGCTTTGGACAAAGATGCCGCTTTGCAGGAATCTGACATTCCAACAATCATTCCGATTTCAGACGAGCAAGTACCTTTCGAGGTTGTTCGTGAATCGGTTGGTGAGCTTTCGAAAACAGTTGGTATTGAAGCTAAGGCGCTGAGTTATTTTCAGTACAATACCCTGCTAGAGTTTTTTCCGGGTGTACAAGTCGCAGATATACAGCCATTCATAAACAAACAAAGAATGAGGAAATCGAAAGAAGAAATCGAAAAATTAAGGACGGCTATCGAAATCATTGAAAAGGTTTTGAAGGAAGGCATCAAGAAAGTAAAAATCGGTATGTCTGAATCTGAATTCACAGGGGAATTGGAGTTTCTGATGAGGAAATTCGGCGCAGATGGTCCTTCTTTTTCGACTATTGTGCTAACCGGTGAAAAAGCAGCGTTACCGCACGGCTCTCCCGGTGAACGTAAAATTCAAAAAGGAGATTATCTGCTGATTGATTTCGGAGTTATCAAAGACGGTTATTGTTCTGATATCACGAGGACTTTCATTATCGGCGAAGCTTCGGAAAAACAAAAAGAAATTTACGACATCGTTCTGCGGTCCAATGAAGCTGGTATCAATGCCATACAAGCGGGAGTACCAGTGAAAACATTCGATATCGAAGCGAGAAATGTCATCAATAATAGTGGCTTCGGGGAGTATTTCAATAACCGGGTCGGGCACGGCTTGGGGATTGAAGTGCACGAAGAACCTTCCATTCATGAAAACAATGAACAGATTGCAGAGGCGGGCCTTGTCTTTACAATCGAGCCCGGTATATATATCCCGGATGTGGGCGGAGTCCGTATCGAAGACATTGTCTATATCAATGAAGATGGGAATGCCGAAGTATTGTCTTCGTTCCCGAAACAGCTCCAAATCCTGTAA
- a CDS encoding peptide ABC transporter substrate-binding protein: protein MTKKAAWFFTLIFASLVLLAGCYGGEKVEETEKDDNPKGEEKVEKSVLHLAVAGEIPTLKSNGALDGLSQTMMQNIFEGLFRIDANDEIIEGIVDTYDVSDDGLKYTFHLREDAFWSNGDPTTATDFIYAWKKALHPDSISPHAYLMEAVKGAANIQDPDHEMYGEVDELGVTAPDDFTLEVEMENAVPYFTELLSNPVFYPQNEKFSKEQKDKYALEPENLVFNGPFTLDSWEHDQKWTLKKNPEYWNADDVKIDEINFKVAKDTSTEVNLYETDTIDVANLSSEFVDVYKDHEEYTTSLKSEVYFLRMNQKNEYLSNANIRKAIDMGWDKEQAADAILKNGSKAAYWLVFPGFVQSPDGEEFRERFGDLNKGTPEEAKELWDKGLAELGVTEIKLDLLSYDDGQRKSVAEYMKNQLEKNLPGLKITINQQPNKQKLALEDALNYDLSHSGWRNDVADPVEFLSVFLSDGAYNWQAFKNDQFDKNVKKAMVDFTDIDRRFAELQEAEEILIGQEAAISPMYQAGSARLIKPYVKGFTAHANSTYSYQWVSMDN from the coding sequence ATGACAAAGAAAGCCGCATGGTTCTTTACGTTGATTTTTGCAAGTCTAGTGTTACTGGCAGGGTGTTATGGCGGGGAAAAGGTTGAAGAAACCGAGAAAGATGACAATCCCAAGGGTGAAGAGAAAGTGGAGAAGAGCGTTCTCCACTTGGCTGTAGCGGGAGAAATTCCAACACTTAAATCTAACGGTGCATTGGATGGATTATCGCAAACAATGATGCAGAATATTTTCGAAGGTCTCTTCAGAATAGATGCAAATGATGAAATTATTGAAGGAATCGTAGATACGTATGACGTAAGTGACGACGGATTGAAATATACGTTCCACTTAAGGGAAGATGCATTTTGGAGCAATGGTGATCCAACGACAGCAACTGACTTCATCTATGCTTGGAAAAAAGCATTACATCCAGATTCAATCTCTCCGCATGCTTACTTAATGGAGGCGGTGAAAGGCGCTGCAAATATTCAAGACCCTGACCATGAAATGTACGGGGAAGTAGATGAACTCGGTGTGACAGCGCCGGACGATTTCACATTGGAAGTGGAAATGGAAAATGCCGTACCTTATTTTACCGAACTTCTGTCAAATCCTGTTTTCTATCCGCAGAACGAAAAGTTCTCGAAGGAGCAAAAAGATAAATACGCGCTTGAACCGGAAAACCTTGTCTTCAATGGTCCATTCACATTGGATTCGTGGGAACATGATCAAAAATGGACGTTGAAAAAGAACCCCGAATACTGGAATGCAGATGATGTGAAAATTGATGAAATCAATTTCAAAGTTGCAAAAGACACCTCGACTGAAGTGAATCTTTATGAAACGGATACCATCGATGTTGCCAATTTATCATCGGAGTTTGTTGATGTTTACAAGGACCACGAGGAATATACGACTTCATTGAAATCCGAAGTTTACTTCTTACGTATGAATCAGAAAAACGAATACTTAAGTAATGCCAATATCCGTAAAGCGATTGACATGGGCTGGGATAAAGAGCAGGCGGCAGATGCCATCCTGAAAAATGGCTCAAAAGCTGCTTACTGGTTAGTATTCCCGGGGTTTGTACAATCGCCGGACGGAGAAGAGTTCAGGGAGCGCTTTGGCGATTTGAACAAGGGGACGCCTGAAGAAGCGAAAGAGCTTTGGGATAAAGGCCTAGCAGAACTTGGTGTAACAGAAATAAAACTGGATTTACTTAGCTATGACGACGGTCAAAGAAAATCCGTAGCTGAGTATATGAAAAACCAATTGGAAAAAAATCTTCCGGGCTTAAAAATTACAATCAATCAACAGCCGAACAAACAAAAACTGGCATTGGAAGATGCATTGAATTATGACTTGTCACATTCAGGCTGGAGAAATGATGTCGCGGATCCGGTCGAGTTTCTATCTGTGTTCCTATCAGACGGTGCATATAACTGGCAGGCATTTAAAAATGATCAGTTCGACAAAAACGTGAAGAAGGCAATGGTTGATTTCACGGATATCGACAGACGTTTTGCTGAACTACAAGAAGCCGAAGAAATTCTAATCGGACAAGAGGCTGCAATTTCACCAATGTATCAGGCAGGATCTGCACGACTTATTAAACCTTACGTAAAAGGATTTACTGCACATGCGAATTCTACGTATTCTTACCAATGGGTGTCAATGGATAACTAA
- the opp3b gene encoding oligopeptide ABC transporter permease, translated as MRNYIASRIGYMLFTFLIIVTFTFFLMQTLPGSPFNDERLSSAQKEVLNERYGLNEPLSVQYFKYLANITKGDFGVSFQFDGRSVTSIIGERIGVSAILGAQSLIVGTIIGLFLGIIAALRHNTFIDYGAMVVAVLGLSIPNFVLAGLLQYWVGVRLQWLPVAFWEGFEYSILPTIALAAFVVATMARFMRTEMLDVLGNEYITTARAKGVSEYTVVMKHGLRNAMIPIITILGPLTVALMTGTLVVEKIFSVPGLGEQFVKSILTNDYPVIMGVTLFYSLLFIIVILIVDLLYGVIDPRIRLSGGGQREGK; from the coding sequence GTGAGAAATTACATTGCTAGCAGAATTGGGTATATGTTGTTCACCTTTCTAATAATTGTTACGTTTACATTTTTTTTAATGCAAACGTTGCCGGGTTCGCCTTTTAATGATGAACGTTTATCATCGGCGCAAAAAGAAGTATTAAATGAAAGATACGGGTTAAATGAACCGTTGTCCGTTCAGTATTTTAAATACCTTGCCAACATTACGAAAGGTGATTTTGGAGTCTCCTTTCAATTTGATGGTAGATCGGTCACCAGTATTATAGGTGAAAGAATAGGTGTATCGGCGATATTGGGAGCGCAGTCTTTAATTGTGGGGACGATAATCGGACTCTTTTTAGGAATTATTGCCGCTTTGAGGCACAATACATTCATTGATTATGGGGCCATGGTCGTAGCGGTTCTGGGGCTGTCGATTCCAAACTTTGTATTGGCAGGACTTCTTCAGTATTGGGTAGGTGTACGCTTGCAATGGTTACCAGTTGCGTTTTGGGAAGGGTTTGAGTACTCCATCCTTCCGACAATTGCACTTGCTGCATTTGTTGTTGCTACTATGGCCCGCTTTATGCGAACTGAAATGCTAGATGTACTGGGGAATGAATACATTACAACTGCGAGAGCGAAGGGGGTCAGTGAATATACTGTTGTCATGAAGCATGGTTTGCGTAATGCGATGATACCGATTATTACGATTTTAGGTCCGTTAACCGTAGCGTTAATGACTGGAACGTTAGTAGTCGAAAAAATATTCAGTGTTCCTGGCCTAGGAGAGCAATTCGTCAAGTCAATTTTAACCAATGACTATCCTGTCATTATGGGTGTGACACTATTTTATAGCTTGTTGTTTATTATCGTTATCCTTATTGTGGATCTGTTGTACGGCGTCATTGATCCAAGAATCCGGCTTTCAGGAGGTGGACAGCGTGAAGGTAAATGA
- the opp3C gene encoding oligopeptide ABC transporter permease, producing the protein MKVNEFELADDLFEEAGQKLTENKSVNRPSSTFLKDSWVRLRKNKGAFIGLILIVLIIFLAAFGPFMNSHGFDEQDLTRTNMPPKVPVLENIPFLGVSGVDIRGTDQYAVKGVSEYYWFGTDDLGRDLWTRIWQGTRISLYIAFLAAALDLVIGVAYGSISAYYGGRIDNVMQRIIEVLMGIPNLIVVILLILILKPGILSITLAMVITGWVSMARIVRGQVLKLKGQEFVLASRTLGANDKRLIWGHLIPNSLGPIIITTMFTIPTAIFTEAFLSFIGLGLQPPIASLGMIVNDGFKMLKIYPHMLMFSSIIISLIMISFNLLGDGLRDSFDPKMKK; encoded by the coding sequence GTGAAGGTAAATGAATTTGAATTAGCCGATGACCTATTTGAAGAGGCGGGGCAAAAGTTAACAGAGAACAAAAGTGTGAATCGCCCATCATCGACTTTTCTGAAAGACTCATGGGTAAGGCTACGAAAGAATAAAGGCGCGTTTATAGGGTTAATTCTCATCGTGCTGATCATCTTCCTTGCTGCTTTCGGACCTTTCATGAATTCGCATGGCTTTGACGAACAAGATCTAACGAGAACGAATATGCCGCCCAAAGTGCCGGTGTTGGAAAATATACCGTTCTTGGGTGTGAGCGGTGTAGATATCCGTGGAACGGATCAATACGCAGTAAAAGGAGTATCTGAGTACTACTGGTTCGGGACCGATGATTTAGGGCGGGATTTATGGACGCGTATCTGGCAAGGGACAAGAATCTCCCTATATATCGCGTTTTTAGCAGCTGCACTGGACTTGGTAATTGGCGTAGCGTACGGCAGTATTTCTGCGTATTATGGCGGTCGGATTGACAATGTGATGCAGCGTATCATCGAAGTTTTGATGGGTATTCCCAATTTGATTGTCGTCATCCTATTGATCCTGATATTGAAGCCGGGCATTCTTTCAATCACGTTGGCAATGGTTATTACAGGATGGGTAAGTATGGCGAGAATCGTGCGGGGACAAGTATTGAAATTGAAGGGGCAGGAATTCGTCCTTGCCTCCAGAACGTTAGGGGCAAACGATAAAAGGCTCATTTGGGGGCATCTTATTCCTAACTCATTAGGACCGATCATCATTACAACAATGTTTACGATTCCGACTGCAATTTTTACCGAAGCTTTTCTAAGTTTTATCGGTTTAGGACTTCAACCGCCAATCGCTTCACTTGGGATGATTGTAAATGATGGTTTTAAGATGCTAAAAATATATCCACATATGCTTATGTTTTCTTCTATCATTATCAGTTTAATAATGATCAGTTTTAACTTGCTTGGTGATGGTCTTCGGGACTCGTTTGATCCGAAAATGAAGAAATAG
- a CDS encoding ABC transporter ATP-binding protein — translation MGKILSVDDLHISFDTYDGEVQAVRGVTFDLYKGETLAVVGESGSGKSVMSKSIMGLIPKPTGRIVKGNIMYQDKDITKFSNKELRGIRGSDISIIFQDPMTSLNPTMTVSNQIIEGILAHQKITKKEAEKKAVELLELVGITNAVERVKQYPHQFSGGMQQRVVIAMALACNPGILIADEPTTALDVTVQAQVLELLRDIQKKMGTSIIFITHDLGVVANIADRVAVMYAGRVVEIGKTEEVFYNPQHPYTKGLLAAMPDLTIDQEELRTIPGSPPNLLHPPTGDAFALRNEHALKIDFLHDPPMFKVTETHSAATWLLHGKASKVAKKMEEKQQAKIIKSEKVSGKEIGKEKLLEVKGLKQHFMGGKNSIIKAVDGISFDIYKGETFGLVGESGCGKSTTGRTLIRLYDATAGEVYFNGVDIHKKNKLNLNKDIQMIFQDPYSSLNPRWTVADIIAEGMDIHGLYTSKTERMEKVYELLNTVGLSEEHSNRYPHEFSGGQRQRIGIARALAVDPEFIIADEPISALDVSIQAQITNLLKKLQKEKNLTYLFIAHDLSMVKYISDRVGVMYQGKLVEVAESNELYDNPLHPYTKSLLSAIPVPDPKVEKRRKRIHKGKWAIDSEDCILREITEGHWVACSKDEVDSYRTKSEATALLVY, via the coding sequence ATGGGGAAAATCTTATCAGTAGATGATTTACATATCTCTTTTGACACATACGATGGGGAAGTACAAGCTGTTCGGGGGGTTACGTTCGATTTATATAAAGGTGAAACGCTAGCCGTCGTCGGTGAATCGGGATCAGGGAAGTCTGTGATGTCGAAAAGCATCATGGGGTTGATACCGAAACCGACAGGAAGAATCGTCAAAGGAAATATTATGTACCAAGATAAGGACATTACGAAATTTTCGAATAAAGAATTGAGGGGCATCCGTGGATCTGATATATCCATAATATTTCAAGATCCGATGACGTCACTGAATCCGACAATGACTGTTAGTAATCAAATTATTGAAGGGATTCTTGCCCATCAAAAAATCACGAAAAAAGAAGCGGAAAAAAAAGCGGTTGAACTGCTTGAGTTAGTCGGAATCACAAATGCCGTAGAACGGGTGAAACAATACCCGCACCAATTTTCCGGTGGAATGCAACAGCGTGTAGTCATTGCGATGGCACTTGCCTGCAACCCTGGAATATTAATAGCGGATGAACCGACAACAGCGCTCGATGTTACTGTTCAGGCACAAGTGCTTGAATTGCTGAGAGATATCCAGAAGAAAATGGGTACATCTATTATATTCATCACACATGACTTGGGTGTTGTTGCAAATATTGCTGATCGGGTTGCTGTTATGTATGCAGGAAGAGTAGTGGAAATCGGGAAAACGGAAGAGGTTTTCTATAATCCACAACATCCTTATACAAAAGGGTTATTGGCTGCGATGCCTGATTTGACGATAGATCAAGAGGAATTGCGAACAATCCCGGGTTCTCCACCCAATTTGTTGCATCCTCCTACCGGGGACGCTTTCGCTTTACGCAATGAACATGCATTGAAAATTGATTTCCTTCATGATCCACCGATGTTCAAAGTAACTGAAACTCATTCTGCCGCAACGTGGTTATTGCATGGAAAAGCCTCAAAAGTTGCGAAGAAAATGGAAGAAAAGCAACAAGCGAAAATAATCAAAAGCGAAAAAGTATCTGGCAAAGAAATTGGAAAGGAGAAATTACTCGAAGTTAAAGGTTTGAAGCAGCACTTTATGGGCGGTAAAAATTCGATTATTAAAGCAGTCGATGGTATTTCTTTTGATATATATAAAGGCGAGACGTTTGGTCTTGTTGGAGAGTCTGGATGCGGTAAGTCGACAACGGGAAGAACACTAATTCGTTTATATGACGCAACAGCAGGCGAAGTCTACTTTAATGGCGTCGACATTCATAAGAAAAATAAATTGAACTTGAACAAAGATATTCAAATGATTTTTCAGGACCCGTATTCATCACTGAATCCAAGATGGACCGTGGCTGATATTATAGCCGAGGGAATGGATATACACGGGCTATATACATCGAAAACTGAGCGAATGGAAAAGGTTTATGAACTATTAAATACTGTCGGTCTTTCCGAAGAGCATTCAAATCGGTACCCGCACGAGTTTAGTGGAGGTCAAAGACAGCGCATAGGTATAGCGCGGGCTCTTGCTGTAGATCCGGAATTTATCATTGCAGATGAGCCGATCTCAGCATTGGATGTCTCAATTCAAGCACAAATTACGAACTTGTTGAAGAAACTTCAAAAAGAGAAGAACCTTACGTATTTATTTATCGCTCATGATCTGTCGATGGTGAAGTATATCAGCGACCGGGTCGGTGTCATGTACCAGGGGAAACTGGTTGAAGTGGCTGAGAGCAATGAGCTATATGACAATCCGTTACATCCTTACACCAAGTCATTGTTATCCGCCATTCCTGTTCCGGATCCTAAAGTTGAGAAAAGAAGAAAGAGGATTCACAAAGGCAAATGGGCTATCGACTCTGAAGATTGCATACTGAGGGAGATTACAGAGGGACACTGGGTTGCATGTTCTAAGGATGAAGTCGATTCATATAGAACGAAATCAGAAGCTACTGCTCTTTTAGTTTACTAA
- a CDS encoding DUF3899 domain-containing protein produces MEKKSVITFSSVSLLALAFLLLDVSFVLWDIFFLIGLVIFMLGGVFLLLEKGVFDFFFYSFKKFLKTSSKVEEYVSEVNGQDEFAASSAKKATFPRYILFTGITIIVITTVFPVYLL; encoded by the coding sequence ATGGAAAAAAAGTCAGTCATTACTTTTAGTAGTGTTAGTTTGCTGGCATTGGCATTTCTACTACTGGATGTAAGTTTTGTCTTGTGGGATATTTTTTTTCTCATCGGATTAGTGATATTTATGCTGGGCGGCGTATTTTTATTGCTGGAAAAGGGGGTATTTGACTTCTTTTTTTACAGCTTTAAAAAATTCTTGAAGACATCCTCGAAAGTGGAGGAATATGTATCAGAAGTGAATGGTCAAGATGAATTTGCAGCGTCTTCAGCTAAGAAAGCTACGTTTCCACGCTACATTCTGTTCACGGGAATAACAATCATAGTCATCACAACGGTTTTTCCGGTATATCTCTTATAA
- a CDS encoding M24 family metallopeptidase, translated as MNRLVKLQQQFDELSIDGLMINGDWNRRYVTGFTGSNGIVLITKNDVTLITDYRYFEQAKSQTGLSVVLHAEHTGHKHKIYDEAAKQIKKMGIKRLGFEQQHLSFGNYAKLDGLIDCEMIPTYDVVENLRMVKSLEEIENIRTSSKITDDAFVHILDFIRPGLTELKVAGELESFIKKNGGITSTFSPIVASGKRASLPHGRASDKVIEKGDMITIDFGTNYNGYWSDISRVVAMGEPNEKMMEVQQVVLRAFTNCATNLKSGLTDREVDKYMRDVLIEADYNQFSGTGTGHGIGLEVHEKPLFSVDSEKILLPGMVITIEPGIYLPEIGGARIEDMLLVTEEGCEVLSPSSKELVIL; from the coding sequence GTGAATAGATTAGTGAAGCTTCAACAACAATTTGACGAATTATCCATTGATGGGTTAATGATTAACGGTGACTGGAACCGACGATACGTAACTGGTTTTACAGGAAGTAACGGTATTGTACTTATTACGAAAAATGACGTTACACTCATAACGGATTACCGCTATTTTGAACAAGCGAAAAGTCAGACTGGCTTAAGTGTGGTCTTGCATGCAGAGCACACGGGTCATAAGCATAAAATCTACGATGAAGCAGCGAAGCAAATCAAAAAGATGGGCATAAAACGTCTTGGTTTTGAACAGCAGCATCTAAGTTTCGGAAACTATGCAAAATTGGATGGGCTAATCGATTGTGAAATGATACCTACTTATGATGTAGTGGAAAATCTGCGTATGGTCAAGTCGCTTGAAGAAATCGAAAACATCCGAACATCCTCTAAAATTACTGATGATGCATTCGTTCATATATTGGATTTCATTCGTCCAGGACTGACAGAGTTGAAAGTCGCAGGAGAATTGGAAAGTTTCATCAAAAAAAACGGTGGAATCACTTCAACGTTCAGTCCGATTGTAGCATCCGGGAAGCGGGCATCGTTGCCACATGGCAGGGCAAGTGACAAAGTCATTGAAAAAGGCGATATGATCACCATCGATTTCGGAACAAACTACAATGGCTACTGGTCTGATATTTCCCGTGTTGTGGCGATGGGTGAACCGAATGAAAAAATGATGGAAGTGCAGCAAGTCGTTCTTCGGGCTTTCACCAACTGTGCAACCAATCTAAAATCAGGGCTGACGGACCGTGAAGTGGATAAATATATGAGGGATGTCCTAATCGAAGCCGACTACAACCAATTCTCGGGAACAGGTACGGGTCATGGAATTGGCCTTGAAGTACACGAAAAGCCACTATTCTCCGTAGACTCGGAAAAAATCTTGTTACCAGGGATGGTCATTACGATTGAGCCTGGAATCTATTTACCCGAGATAGGCGGGGCGCGCATTGAAGACATGCTACTGGTTACGGAAGAGGGCTGCGAAGTATTGTCGCCATCTTCAAAGGAATTGGTTATTCTTTAA
- a CDS encoding M24 family metallopeptidase, with amino-acid sequence MDKINQIRSLFKEFGIDGLLVTDELNRRYLTEFTGSAGVVLITQNEALFLTDFRYDKQAREQINGYEINIHQSSRLLLESIVQNVNKLGIKNLGFEAGDMNFNFYTQLANVMDENLVPTTKIVEKLRLVKTEIEVEKIREAAKIGDAAFNHIQSIIRPGITELDVAIELEHFMKKKGASGNSSHSLIVASGHRGALPHGVASDKVIESGDMVTLDYGALYEGYRSDMTRTLAVGIPDSKLVEMYTIVHDALQLTLETIKAGMSANEIDAIARDYIAGKGYGQYFGHGLGHGIGLDIHEDPFFSNISTEELLPGMIVTIEPGIYIPELGGVRIEDDIFVKENGIEILTLSPKQLITL; translated from the coding sequence GTGGATAAAATTAATCAGATTAGAAGTTTATTTAAAGAGTTTGGAATAGATGGGCTGCTCGTTACCGATGAATTGAATCGCCGCTATTTAACAGAGTTTACGGGTAGTGCGGGTGTTGTCTTGATTACCCAAAACGAAGCTTTATTCTTAACGGACTTTCGCTATGACAAGCAGGCGAGGGAACAAATTAATGGCTATGAAATAAATATTCACCAGTCATCCCGATTGTTATTGGAAAGCATTGTGCAAAATGTTAACAAGCTCGGTATTAAAAACTTGGGATTTGAAGCGGGAGATATGAATTTTAATTTTTATACACAACTTGCAAATGTAATGGATGAAAATCTCGTTCCAACAACTAAAATTGTGGAAAAGCTTAGATTGGTCAAGACTGAAATAGAAGTTGAAAAGATTAGGGAGGCCGCGAAAATTGGAGATGCCGCGTTCAATCATATTCAAAGTATCATCCGGCCTGGCATAACAGAGTTGGACGTTGCCATTGAGTTGGAACACTTCATGAAGAAAAAGGGGGCAAGCGGAAATTCATCACATTCACTTATTGTCGCTTCCGGTCACCGAGGAGCATTGCCACATGGAGTTGCAAGTGACAAAGTGATTGAGTCAGGGGATATGGTGACGCTTGACTACGGGGCATTGTATGAAGGATACAGATCAGACATGACGAGAACGCTTGCAGTCGGAATACCCGATTCAAAACTGGTCGAAATGTATACGATTGTTCATGATGCACTGCAACTGACACTGGAGACGATCAAAGCGGGAATGTCAGCAAATGAAATAGACGCTATCGCAAGGGATTATATAGCAGGAAAAGGATATGGCCAATATTTTGGACACGGCCTTGGACATGGAATCGGTCTCGATATACACGAGGATCCTTTCTTCTCGAATATTTCAACGGAAGAACTTCTTCCGGGCATGATTGTCACGATTGAACCGGGTATCTATATTCCAGAACTGGGCGGCGTTCGAATTGAAGATGACATCTTTGTAAAAGAAAATGGGATTGAGATTTTGACGTTGTCTCCTAAACAATTGATTACGTTGTGA
- a CDS encoding ABC transporter ATP-binding protein has product MSTLLEVKNLKTHFKKNKRVVRAVDGIDFEIKKGETVALVGESGCGKSMTSLSIMGLVPSPEGKIEDGEILLDGVDLVQSPEKKMYKVRGKDIAMIFQEPMTSLNPVLTIGDQLMSVIIYHLKLTKKQAETKAIEMLELVGFSDPKKILKDYPHRLSGGMRQRVMIAMAMSCNPKLLIADEPTTALDVTIQAQVLELMKKLSVQFSTSILLITHDLGVVSELAERVIVMYAGKIVEIAPIDDLFESPLHPYTVGLINSVPKIDGEIERLQAIKGNVPAPGSIITGCRFAARCSKVFDRCNKEMPALTKMDETRSVRCFLYDEVGVE; this is encoded by the coding sequence ATGTCAACTTTGTTGGAAGTCAAAAATCTTAAAACACATTTTAAAAAGAATAAACGCGTCGTTCGGGCGGTAGACGGAATAGATTTTGAGATAAAAAAGGGTGAGACTGTTGCGCTTGTCGGGGAGTCCGGATGCGGAAAAAGCATGACTTCACTTTCAATTATGGGTCTTGTCCCGTCACCGGAGGGGAAAATAGAAGACGGTGAAATACTGCTAGATGGCGTTGATCTGGTACAATCACCCGAGAAAAAAATGTATAAAGTTCGAGGGAAAGATATTGCGATGATTTTCCAGGAACCGATGACATCTTTAAATCCTGTTCTAACAATTGGTGACCAATTGATGAGTGTCATCATTTATCATTTAAAACTCACAAAGAAACAAGCGGAAACCAAAGCGATAGAAATGCTGGAGTTAGTCGGTTTTTCTGATCCGAAAAAAATACTTAAAGATTACCCGCACCGCTTATCTGGCGGGATGAGACAACGAGTGATGATTGCGATGGCAATGTCCTGCAATCCCAAGTTGCTGATAGCGGATGAACCGACAACTGCATTAGACGTTACCATTCAAGCACAAGTCCTTGAGTTGATGAAAAAATTAAGTGTGCAATTTTCTACATCGATTCTTTTAATCACACACGATCTTGGTGTTGTTTCTGAACTGGCGGAAAGAGTCATTGTTATGTATGCAGGTAAAATTGTTGAAATCGCTCCTATTGATGATTTGTTCGAAAGCCCCCTCCATCCCTATACAGTAGGGCTAATTAATTCGGTCCCGAAAATAGATGGAGAAATTGAAAGGCTTCAGGCTATCAAAGGGAATGTTCCCGCTCCCGGATCAATAATAACAGGTTGCAGGTTTGCGGCTAGATGCAGCAAAGTGTTCGACCGCTGTAACAAGGAAATGCCAGCCTTGACAAAAATGGATGAAACTAGATCTGTTCGCTGCTTTTTGTATGACGAAGTGGGGGTGGAATGA